The following are encoded together in the Anopheles nili chromosome 3, idAnoNiliSN_F5_01, whole genome shotgun sequence genome:
- the LOC128727359 gene encoding P protein-like: protein MRLKSARKSFRRHKSKTALDFPQPSEVTEASLELWRTLPPKIRHDPSMVSFQQVELEHARMHGDGHEDSFPEIEGQEDEDGEEDDDEEEEEEDEEYENEFITINVTNEEGQNKEIGHVKEKKEIPKPHVHHLAGHYIGNITPPKHDDLNDTGQNHLDEDHPFRKYSKIICLFLTWLLIMAFMVVKDEKLVEPKHLSISPGKTKAYILPHLPQSTRIKVTLEGTFLSEPYSNLTEHYLEVYLQMLSSTLEANSSELFASSSAKNISEPWYIPIVHPYLFDSAPIVKEQRLFDIIDSNYELLHQAKGGLVRLMIRSNIQASMPVAIRYDQSPVNRDVGVIYAAFVLIFLYVLIIWEIVHRTFAAVIASTLAISILAALNDRPTMEDIIGWIDVETILLLFSMMILVAILAETGIFDFLSVYIYKITNGKIWSLIHCLCLCTVLISSFLDNVTTVLLMAPITIRLCEVMDMNPVPILMAITVHANIGGTTTPVGDPPNIIITSNQYILKHGVTFLTFTAHMLVGVIIVVITTNIHLRIIYKNINHLRMHEPKELKELRRNIKVWERAAGKIPPYSKDANIVRETLNKKVKLLRHQYKKKMTKGTVPEDIYRSTLEELQREHPIKNRPLLIKSGVVCVFIVSLFFLESIPELRRLSSGWAALLGVVLLLIISDKNDMDAVLSRVEWPTLLFFAAMFTLMEAVERMGLIDWIGHATETIIQSVSEDLRLAVAIIIILWISALTSAFVDSIPVTAMMVKIVVALSEKAYLGLPLQPMVWALAFGPCLGGNGTLVGASANVICAGIAEQHGYRFSFMDYFKLGFPIMLVSVFVTTGYLIMAHVVFAWH, encoded by the exons ATGCGGCTGAAATCCGCACGGAAAAGTTTCCGGCGCCATAAATCGAAGACGGCGCTCGATTTTCCCCAACCCAG CGAGGTAACTGAGGCATCGCTGGAGCTATGGCGCACGCTGCCACCCAAAATTCGCCACGATCCGAGCATGGTGTCCTTCCAGCAGGTCGAACTGGAGCACGCCCGGATGCACG GTGATGGTCATGAAGATTCGTTTCCGGAAATCGAAGGACAAGAGGACGAAGACGGCgaagaggacgatgacgaggaggaagaagaagaggacgaAGAGTACGAGAATGAGTTCATCACCATCAACGTCACCAACGAGGAGGGTCAGAATAAGGAAATTGGTCACGTGAAGGAGAAGAA AGAAATACCGAAACCACACGTGCATCATCTAGCAGGGCATTACATCGGTAACATTACGCCTCCGAAGCATGACGACCTCAACGACACCGGACAGAACCACCTGGACGAGGATCACCCGTTCCGGAAGTACTCGAAAATCATCTGCCTGTTCCTGACGTGGTTGCTGATCATGGCGTTTATGGTGGTGAAGGACGAAAAGCTGGTCGAACCGAAGCATTTATCGATTTCACCCGGTAAAACCAAGGCGTACATTTTGCCTCATCTGCCGCAGAGTACACGCATTAAGGTCACGCTTGAGGGAACGTTCTTGAGTGAGCCGTACAGCAACCTTACCGAGCATTATCTCGAGGTCTATCTTCAGATGCTGTCGTCTACGCTCGAGGCAAACTCATCGGAGTTGTTCGCATCAAGCTCGGCAAAG AATATCAGCGAACCGTGGTACATCCCGATCGTGCACCCGTACCTGTTCGACAGTGCACCGATCGTGAAGGAGCAGCGTTTGTTCGACATCATTGACAGCAACTACGAACTGCTGCACCAGGCAAAGGGCGGTTTAGTGCGACTGATGATTCGAAGTAACATTCAGGCCAGCATGCCGGTGGCGATCCGGTACGATCAATCTCCGGTGAATCGAGACGTCGGTGTCATTTACGCCGCGTTTGTGCTGATCTTTCTGTACGTGCTGATCATCTGGGAGATCGTGCATCGGACGTTCGCGGCGGTGATCGCTTCGACGCTTGCCATTTCTATTCTCGCGGCGTTAAATGATCGACCCACGATGGAGGACATTATTGGGTGGATTGATGTTGAAACGATACTGCTGTTGTTCTCGATGATGATTCTCGTCGCTATCCTTGCCGAGACGGGCATATTCGATTTCCTGTCGGTTTACATCTATAAG ATTACAAACGGGAAGATTTGGAGCCTCATACATTGCTTGTGTTTATGTACGGTCTTAATTTCATCGTTTCTGGACAATGTAACCACCGTACTCTTAATGGCGCCAATAACCATAAG ACTCTGTGAGGTGATGGACATGAACCCGGTACCTATTCTGATGGCAATCACGGTACACGCCAACATCGGTGGCACGACCACACCGGTCGGTGATCCTCCCAACATCATCATTACTTCGAATCAGTACATCTTGAAACAC gGAGTTACCTTCTTGACCTTTACCGCTCACATGCTAGTCGGTGTCATAATCGTGGTCATCACGACAAACATCCACCTGCGCATCATCTACAAGAACATCAACCACCTGCGTATGCACGAACCAAAGGAGCTGAAAGAGCTCCGGCGCAACATTAAAGTTTGGGAACGAGCTGCCGGAAAAATTCCACCATACTCCAAAGATGCCAACATCGTGCGGGAAACGCTCAACAAAAAGGTGAAGCTACTGCGCCACCAGTACAAGAAAAAGATGACCAAAGGTACCGTGCCGGAGGACATATATCGCTCAACGCTCGAGGAGTTGCAGCGTGAACATCCGATCAAGAACCGACCACTACTGATCAAATcgggtgtggtgtgtgtgttcatcGTGTCACTGTTTTTCCTCGAATCGATACCGGAACTGCGCCGTCTATCGTCGGGTTGGGCCGCTTTACTTGGAGTGGTGTTGCTACTGATCATTTCCGACAAGAACGACATGGATGCGGTCCTATCGCGAGTGGAATGGCCAACGTTGCTGTTCTTCGCCGCGATGTTCACGCTGATGGAAGCGGTCGAGCGGATGGGACTAATCGATTGGATCGGACACGCAACCGAAACGATCATTCAGTCCGTGTCGGAGGATCTTCGGCTTGCggtggcgatcatcatcatACTGTGGATATCGGCCCTGACGTCTGCCTTCGTTGACAGCATCCCCGTAACGGCGATGATGGTGAAGATCGTGGTCGCTCTGTCGGAGAAGGCGTACCTGGGCTTGCCTCTTCAGCCGATGGTGTGGGCGCTGGCTTTTGGTCCGTGTCTCGGTGGCAATGGGACGCTGGTTGGTGCATCTGCCAATGTGATCTGTGCTGGGATCGCCGAACAGCACGGTTACCGGTTCAGCTTCATGGATTATTTCAA ACTCGGATTCCCGATCATGCTGGTGAGCGTGTTCGTCACTACCGGCTACCTGATTATGGCCCACGTCGTCTTTGCCTGGCACTAG
- the LOC128724093 gene encoding lopap-like has protein sequence MRGSQLLAGVLLLGTCLSLVNSQIPGFGTCPDYSPIQRFNRTRFLGTWYEIERYFTVTEVATKCVSVTYEQRADGKIYVRNAYTNRFNGVERIISGVMDKGGRAKDGRYQIEYTSFPYNYNASVMVLDTDYDNFAVLFSCSSFGPVGHAVSAWMMARERLPGGPILQRAYGVLDKYKISRTFFLRTNQDDCVTLAPPQPAIDPTEPNIQDARNEGVIVRNEDDLQQLRSDIFAVGPEPSKPIDSVLEDHQ, from the exons ATGCGAGGATCGCAGTTGTTAGCAGGAGTTCTGCTGTTGGGGACTTGCCTGTCGCTGGTGAACTCCCAAATCCCAGGATTCGGAACCTGTCCGGATTACTCGCCCATACAACGCTTCAATCGGACTCGCTTCCTCGGAACGTGGTACGAGATCGAGCGATATTTCACCGTCACTGAGGTCGCCACCAAGTGCGTATCGGTGACTTATGAGCAGCGAGCTGACGGGAAGATCTACGTCCGAAATGCGTACACCAATCGGTT CAACGGCGTGGAGAGGATCATCTCTGGGGTGATGGATAAAGGTGGTCGAGCGAAGGATGGGCGCTATCAGATCGAGTACACCTCATTCCCGTACAACTATAAcgcgtcggtgatggttctgGACACGGACTACGATAACTTTGCCGTGCTGTTTTCCTGCAGCTCTTTCGGACCAGTCGGTCATGCTG TATCCGCTTGGATGATGGCACGCGAACGCCTTCCCGGAGGACCAATCCTACAACGAGCCTACGGTGTGTTGGATAAGTACAAGATCTCGCGGACGTTCTTCTTGCGCACTAATCAGGACGATTGTGTGACATTGGCACCTCCACAACCAGCGATCGATCCAACGGAACCAAACATCCAGGATGCTCGCAATGAAGGAGTCATCGTGCGTAATGAAGACGATCTGCAGCAGTTGCGTAGCGATATTTTTGCCGTTGGACCGGAACCCAgcaaaccgatcgattccgTTCTAGAAGATCATCAGTAA